From Zea mays cultivar B73 chromosome 3, Zm-B73-REFERENCE-NAM-5.0, whole genome shotgun sequence:
CATTGTCACATTCAACTAGGATATGCATTGCTCAGCATAACTTTGTTAAGTAGTAGACATATGTTTACACTCTTGTTTCATACAACAACACAATAATGATCTTTCGCTCATACACAAACATGATAACGATGAGGGGCTCCAGGCTGAATTGTGAACGACGGAAGCGTCACTTCATGTACCTCTGAAGAAATTTACGGTGGAAATCACTCCTGATGGTGTCGTTGATGAACCGTTTCGGTGTCTTGGTCTCTCCTCGTGCTTGATTCTTGAATACCACGTCGTCGTCCCACCTGGAAAGCACAGACACCAAACAAGATTAATCCATTTGTGGTTTCAACCAAACGCCACAACAAAACCATAGTACAGCTCGCGACAGCATCCTACCTTCTCTTAACACTGAAGGAGCCAGCATTGTTGATATTAATCAACGGGTTTCCCCGCATCAGTTCAGCCTCCTTCATCTTGGCCTCCTCTTCTGCTTGTTGCCGCTCCTGAAACGGAACAATTCTCATTATGCCCCCCATAATCCAAAATTCCAGATATACAAAAACATAAAATCATGACACAGACAGATGCAATGATAACAAACCTTTCTAAGCTTCTCCTCGGCTCTTTCTTTCTTAATCCTCTCAAGCTCTGCCATTAGAGCTTCAgtgtcgtcgtcatcatcatctTCATCGCTGAACACAATTTGGCATTCAACGTGTAAAGCAACCAAACATAGTGAAGTGGTAGTGCTCTAAAGTAAGAAAACACGGCCGAAATAAGATATTTGACTAAACAATGTCAAGAAAGACGCTGCTTTTCTTCTCTGCACATTTGAAGTGAAGGCAGCCTTATCAAAGGAAGTGCTACTATGCTAGGCAATGTGCAATAATGGATAACTACCACTACTCCAGAAGTGAGTGGCCTTGTTGCTATACAATTTTTTTATGAAGGTGCCATGGGTACGAAACCATTCTAGATAATAGTTAATGCAGTTGCAAGTCAATTTCATCCTGCTAACAAAATAATAATCCCAGCAGCATTTCAAGAAAGTAGGTGAAGGAAGGAGAGATTGTGTACAATGCGTGGAATGGTGGGATGGTTTACATTAAGCCTCTAGTGTGAATATATAGAAGTGCATGACTTGGAGGGCAAGTAGGAAGGTTATCTCCGGATTACAATCAATCATAGACTAACCACCATATCCGGAGTTGCCTAATATAGGTTATCCCCGAATTACAATCAATCATAGACTAACCATATCCGGAGTtagatactccctccgtcccaaaataaTATTTGTTTTAGGGTGTTAATAGATTCATACAACAtttgatgtatgtgttttatatattTGTCTAGATTCATTGTCATCCATTTGAATATGGACCAAAAATTGAAGTACTAAAACGACTAATATAttggaacggagggagtatactCTAAGAGTAGGGGTTCATAAAACACTCATCACTTAAAAGGACAATGGTACATACCTCTCGTCATCGCTTTTAGGCTCCACATCGGAGTCATCAGCATCGATTTCTCGTGGAACTATCTTATCCTCTGTCTCTCTCTTTGAACCTATGAGTTACAGCAAGAAAGGAACAAGTCACTACTAAGCCACAACGTAAACTGATATTGATACAGCGTTCATTCCACCAACCTTCTAAGAGTAGATGGCTAGAGCTTTTCCGCCGGTCTCTTTCTTCTGCAGGCAAGGAGATACATATTGTTACTGATTGTACATACCAATCAGAATCTTATCCAGAAGGGGTAACACAAACGAACGAGACAGAGAAAATAGGTGTACCGGCATAGGACTTATCCTTGGAAGAGTAGTGCTTGCGCTCACGTTCCTCAAGTTCCTCCCTGAGATTCCTCTTCTGTAACTCCTCTTGGGTCTGTTGACCGTCTTTTCTGTACACGTGGGCAAAAACAGTGAGTTATGGAAGGACAAACCTCAGCCTGACATATTCGCAACAAAAAACACAGCCAGCAGAAATATATATCTTAACCATGTCCGAGGGGGTTAGTTGTGATTGTGATTCCCAGATACTAAAAAGGAACATACAAGCAATAAGTTGGCGATGCTGATATTTTCTTTGACTTAATGAAGCAAAGGCAATGATTAGATTCATAAATGACTACATTTGATGTTGACACAAATACCGGCTCTCCaaagaaaaaataataataatacattATACAACAGACAAGACACATAACCAAAATCTATattttagagcatctccaagagctccCAATTGATACTCCCACAAAACAATATTTTAGGGGTAAAGGTGAAAAACCCCAGTCCAACAACTCCTGATCTATGCTCCCAATTTTTTCGGTGTCCCAAAACCAGAGCCTTGCGGTATAGATTTAGGGTCGAGCCACTGTCACCCCTATCTATGTTTTTTTGTTTCCTGGCGTCCAGAAGCGGTATGCAAGGGCCTCCCAGTCTTGAACGGCTGGACCTCGTGGCGTCCTCCATGTACGCCGTGCTCCCCTGCGACGCTGCGCGGTGCCGCACGCTCCTGTTCACGTCATGGGGCAGCCGGGGGAGGTGGTCGGTTCCGCAAGCTCCCATTCACGTCATGGGGCGGACGGGGGAGGTGGCTGCTCCCTTGTCCCTTCCCAGCTCAATGTCACAAGCTTCTCCTACTGCTTCACCTCCATGTTCGAGTCTTAGAGCAGCTTCGTCACTCTCGGCAGCTCGCCGACCGCGCTCTACAGCCATATGCACAGCCGTCATGGGGCGGACGGGGAGAATTATATAGGTAAGCACCTCCATATGCAAGGTCAGTTTAAGAAAAGGTCAACCGAGCTTGATGGATTGTATTGGCGTATTTCAAGGAGCTCTTGGAGTTGGGTATATTTTTTGGGGCTTTTAGACTTTTGGGAGGAGCCCAATATAGAGATATTAGGAGTAAATTCATGAAGACCATCAGTTAGTGCTCTATGTTGGTTAGCTGAGAGAGGTTTTGAGTGTTTCCCACCTGTGAGCCGTGCGGGCTGCTGCCCTGTTTTGAACACCCATAAGTGTCTGGGGGTGTTTTTTGGTGTAACATTTCGTTGTTACTTGTGTTTATAGTTGTAGGAGCGGGTGTCGTCTTTGAGTTAGATCCCTTTGACCCTGTGTGATTTTTCTCTTCAATGCATTTGCTTCTAGAAGTAATTCTGTTTTGGTTTCTGCGCCATGTGCAACTTTGTAATTTTGTTACAATCGCAATGAAATTCGTTCTTGGCCATTTAGGGGGAAAAAGTCAGGATCCCAAAAATGATTTGCTTTGTGTAGTTAACTAGGCAACAGGATCCAAACTCAAAAAGGATAATATAACATCTTTACATGGATTAGGATTAATGAACTTTCTGTCAGATTCTTCCCCAGCCACTGGTCCTGCTGGATTTCAGTTTCAATATCCAGACAATTATTTTGGTAGACTCTGCAGGCATTCGTTTGATGATGGACACTTGGACTTACAAAGATTAGCTAATATTTCAGCATAGCATGTTTTGTAAGAACTGTTTTTTTTTTGTGGTGGGGGCTGATGACCTGAGAGAACCATGGTGTTTCCAACCCCCAAATAGAAATAACAATATGTTAAGTCAAATGAATTATCAAACAAACACAACAATCAACATACAGATACAGGTGGAAGGCATTAATTTGCACTGAATAGCATCTTAATCTATTGAAGTAGTGGTGGCTGTAATGTAAGTATAGGAGTAAAGCGACTCCGAACAGATGTAGGAAAAGAGAATGATGCTGGAAGAAATCAAAACCATGACCTCTTGTTACTAATTCAATATACCTCGCGGCACTAAAGGCATACTGTTTCTGAAACATTAACACAAGCACTTGATGTAACTCGATATTTATAAGTAGTGATAGTAGATAACACGTGGTACAAAAAAGGCTGTCAGGCAAGATTAAGCATCCTGTACTTGACAATTGGGGCGGGCAAGCGCGAAATTCTGAAAGCCAAGGTTGGACACCGGTGTACAAGGCGGCCACACCATGGCGACTATCTCGTGGTAGCATCGAACCGACGGCAGGCGCTCTAATCGGGGAGCTGGGAACCAGATCGAAAATCCCGGGCCCCAACCGATGAAAAGATTGGTTATGGTTATGGGgacaaagaagaagaaagcgTCTATGAACGAGCTGTCTGGACAGGTAAGAGAGTCCATGCAGCGAGGACGACTCGGTTCCACGAACAGATAGAGGTCGCAGAGAGAGAGgtgggatagagagagagagagagtacctTGGCTTGAGGGAGGTGTGCGCGGCGAGGTCGCGGGAGGAGAACTTCTGGGAGGGGCCGAAGATGCGGGTGCCCCCCTGCTCGTTGCCGCCCTTGGCCGGCGCCCAGGTGGGGCGCGCCGCGGTCGTCATCTGCAAACCCTAGCTGGCTGGGGAAGCTGCGGATGCGAGAGGAGAGGAGGAAGAGGAGCAGAGGAAGCGGTCGCGGGGTCGAGTTTGCCTTTTTTACGGGGCCCCGACTCCCGAGACAGCAAGGGCGACAGGAGGGCCGGGGCGCCGGGCACACGAGGAAGCATTGGCGATTTGGCGGCGGAGGGGAAGGAAAAAGACCGACTGGCCCATTGCGACCAGTTGCGTAA
This genomic window contains:
- the LOC100282711 gene encoding uncharacterized protein LOC100282711: MTTAARPTWAPAKGGNEQGGTRIFGPSQKFSSRDLAAHTSLKPRKDGQQTQEELQKRNLREELEERERKHYSSKDKSYAEERDRRKSSSHLLLEGSKRETEDKIVPREIDADDSDVEPKSDDESDEDDDDDDTEALMAELERIKKERAEEKLRKERQQAEEEAKMKEAELMRGNPLININNAGSFSVKRRWDDDVVFKNQARGETKTPKRFINDTIRSDFHRKFLQRYMK